The following coding sequences lie in one Negativicoccus succinicivorans genomic window:
- a CDS encoding SufS family cysteine desulfurase yields MMNLENIRKDFPILQTKVGEEPLIYFDNAATTHRPRQVMEAVEEYVFSRHGNPHRGAHRLAQTASLAYDGAREVVARFIHAASSDEIVFTRNATESLNLIARSYGETHLKTGDKIIVTIAEHHANLVTWQRVARVTGATLEYIYLTEDGHFDPSDFTKIDETTKIVAFGHASNVLGMHVPVQEMIQRAHAVGAVVVLDGAQAAPHFAVDVQALDCDFYVFSGHKMLASQGIGVLYGKRALLDDMEPFNLGGDMIEYVQEQTTTFNTLPFKFEAGTQNVEGAVSLAAAIKYLEAIGWDAIVAHEKKLTEMALTGLSEMPFVKIIGTTNPAEKYGVITFLVDGVHPHDVATILDHYGIAVRSGHHCAQPLGAYLHAPATNRASFYIYNTEAEVARFLEVLPLVRKQMGFK; encoded by the coding sequence ATGATGAATCTGGAAAACATACGTAAGGATTTTCCTATTTTACAAACAAAAGTGGGAGAGGAGCCGCTGATTTATTTTGATAATGCGGCGACAACCCACCGCCCCCGGCAAGTTATGGAGGCAGTCGAGGAGTACGTATTCTCGCGGCATGGTAATCCACATCGCGGTGCGCATCGTTTAGCGCAAACCGCATCTCTCGCATATGACGGTGCACGGGAAGTGGTGGCTCGTTTCATCCATGCCGCAAGTTCGGATGAGATTGTTTTTACGCGTAATGCGACGGAAAGTCTGAATCTCATCGCCCGCAGTTATGGTGAGACACATCTCAAGACTGGCGATAAAATCATCGTCACAATCGCCGAACACCATGCCAACTTGGTCACATGGCAGCGTGTTGCACGCGTGACCGGAGCGACACTGGAATATATTTATTTAACGGAAGACGGACATTTTGATCCGTCCGATTTTACAAAAATTGACGAAACGACAAAAATTGTTGCGTTCGGTCATGCCAGCAATGTGTTGGGCATGCACGTGCCTGTGCAAGAGATGATTCAGCGCGCCCATGCCGTCGGAGCAGTCGTGGTTTTAGACGGAGCACAGGCGGCGCCCCATTTTGCAGTCGATGTGCAGGCTTTGGATTGTGATTTCTATGTATTTTCCGGTCACAAGATGCTCGCTTCGCAGGGGATCGGTGTGTTGTACGGAAAACGAGCGCTGCTTGATGATATGGAACCATTTAATTTGGGCGGCGACATGATTGAATACGTGCAAGAACAGACCACTACATTCAATACTTTACCCTTTAAATTTGAAGCCGGTACACAAAATGTGGAAGGTGCAGTATCCCTGGCCGCTGCCATAAAGTATTTGGAAGCGATCGGTTGGGATGCGATTGTTGCGCATGAGAAAAAGCTGACGGAAATGGCGCTTACAGGCCTTTCCGAGATGCCGTTTGTAAAGATTATCGGCACGACAAATCCTGCGGAAAAGTACGGCGTAATTACATTTTTAGTTGACGGTGTACATCCGCATGATGTGGCGACGATTTTGGATCATTACGGGATCGCGGTTCGTTCAGGGCATCATTGTGCGCAGCCGCTAGGCGCTTATTTGCATGCACCGGCGACAAATCGAGCAAGTTTCTATATCTATAATACGGAAGCGGAAGTGGCACGGTTTTTAGAAGTATTGCCATTGGTGCGTAAACAAATGGGATTTAAATAG
- the sufB gene encoding Fe-S cluster assembly protein SufB, whose protein sequence is MAEEKRKKTYVADMERGVYDVRDSFSYDYKTDSGLTPDIVREISAKKDEPQWMLDFRLRSLAIYQQMDVPPWAPDISGLNMEEIVTYVRPRTDMKASWDDVPQDIKETFDRLGIPRAEQTSLAGVGAQYDSEVVYHNIQEDLVKQGVIYTDFETALKEHEDIVRRHFMTLVPPNDHKFAALHGAVWSGGSYVFVPAGVDVKIPLQSYFRLNAPGAGQFEHTLIILEPGAKCHFIEGCSAPRYNVANLHAGCVELFVADGAELRYSTIENWSKNMYNLNTKRALIGKDARMEWVSGSFGSHVSMLYPMTILKGDNSVCEFTGITFAGEGQTLDTGSKVVHLGKNTTSNINSKSISKSGGAAIYRGLLRIGPNAKGAKSSVSCESLMLDDQSRSDTVPDISIENDDVDLGHEAKIGRISDEAIYYLMSRGLSEDEAKAMLVRGFAEPISKELPLEYAVEMNNLIRLEFEGSIG, encoded by the coding sequence ATGGCTGAAGAAAAACGCAAAAAAACATATGTTGCCGACATGGAACGTGGCGTTTACGACGTACGCGACAGTTTTTCGTATGACTATAAGACGGATTCGGGATTAACGCCGGACATAGTACGTGAAATTTCTGCCAAAAAAGATGAGCCGCAGTGGATGCTTGATTTTCGTCTGCGTTCACTTGCGATTTATCAGCAGATGGATGTACCTCCGTGGGCGCCGGATATTTCCGGCTTGAATATGGAAGAAATCGTGACCTATGTGCGTCCCCGTACCGATATGAAAGCAAGCTGGGATGACGTGCCGCAGGATATTAAGGAAACATTTGATCGTTTGGGTATTCCGCGTGCGGAGCAAACTTCGCTTGCCGGTGTTGGGGCGCAATATGACTCTGAGGTGGTGTACCACAATATCCAGGAAGATCTGGTGAAACAGGGCGTCATTTATACGGATTTTGAGACGGCACTCAAAGAACATGAAGATATCGTGCGCCGTCACTTTATGACGCTGGTGCCGCCGAACGATCACAAATTTGCCGCTTTGCATGGCGCAGTATGGTCAGGCGGATCATATGTTTTTGTGCCGGCAGGTGTTGATGTCAAGATTCCCTTACAGAGTTACTTCCGTTTGAATGCGCCGGGAGCCGGGCAGTTTGAACATACGCTGATTATTTTGGAACCGGGGGCGAAGTGCCATTTTATTGAGGGCTGTTCAGCGCCTCGCTACAATGTGGCGAATTTGCATGCCGGGTGTGTCGAATTATTTGTCGCTGACGGTGCGGAATTACGCTATTCGACGATTGAAAATTGGTCGAAGAATATGTACAACCTCAATACAAAACGTGCGTTGATCGGTAAGGACGCACGTATGGAATGGGTTAGCGGCTCGTTTGGTTCGCATGTTTCCATGCTGTATCCGATGACGATTTTAAAAGGAGACAACTCCGTCTGCGAATTTACCGGCATTACATTTGCGGGGGAAGGACAGACATTAGACACAGGTTCGAAAGTCGTTCATTTAGGTAAAAATACAACTTCAAACATCAATAGCAAATCGATATCTAAGAGTGGCGGTGCAGCGATTTATCGCGGCCTTTTGCGGATCGGACCGAATGCTAAAGGGGCTAAATCTTCTGTCAGCTGTGAGTCGCTGATGCTGGATGACCAGTCACGTTCCGATACGGTACCGGATATCTCTATTGAAAACGACGATGTTGATTTAGGACACGAGGCTAAGATTGGACGCATCAGCGATGAAGCTATTTATTATCTGATGAGTCGGGGCCTTTCGGAGGACGAGGCGAAAGCCATGCTGGTACGCGGCTTTGCCGAGCCGATTTCTAAAGAATTGCCGTTGGAATATGCGGTGGAAATGAATAATTTGATACGTTTGGAATTCGAAGGTTCCATCGGGTAG
- a CDS encoding SufD family Fe-S cluster assembly protein yields the protein MKKQFNLLPMTTYRWTKANYTELDVADHVDASQLTAVWSQPEQVECVTGMTTASLAFLRPQFRGADPATFAETMSDAAQQFKIVVPEGTKQQLRLNLTFTETQNHWLGAVIIDVRANAELALEIVIDNESKNEGRLNYAILSSVGDNAVLKITKVHTGVPLTTAIEHRYTRLNTASQAAFIGAEFGAERIIYHSDADLLGEASTLSEEGVYVANEKQHLDLYYDRNHFGKKTESHLATYGALRDAAKKVFRGCIDFKHGSSGAIGNEEDYVVLLSPQAKNVSLPLLLCTEDDVQGNHASSAGQMDKERLYYLMSRGFSQEEAKRLVVEAMLRPVIDKIIADDLRETVLTAVETKMEAI from the coding sequence ATGAAAAAACAATTTAACTTGCTGCCGATGACAACCTATCGCTGGACGAAAGCCAATTACACGGAACTGGATGTGGCGGATCATGTAGACGCCTCACAACTTACGGCAGTGTGGTCGCAGCCGGAACAAGTCGAATGCGTTACAGGGATGACGACGGCATCTCTTGCGTTTTTACGGCCCCAATTTCGCGGTGCGGACCCCGCAACGTTTGCGGAAACGATGAGTGACGCAGCGCAGCAATTCAAAATTGTCGTACCGGAAGGCACCAAGCAACAACTGCGTTTGAACCTCACATTTACGGAAACACAAAATCACTGGTTGGGTGCAGTTATCATTGATGTGCGGGCGAATGCCGAATTAGCGTTGGAGATTGTCATTGACAATGAAAGCAAAAATGAAGGGCGATTGAACTATGCCATTTTAAGTTCCGTCGGTGACAATGCCGTATTAAAAATTACTAAAGTTCATACAGGCGTGCCTCTGACGACTGCGATTGAGCATCGTTACACTCGGCTCAACACCGCATCTCAAGCGGCATTTATCGGTGCCGAATTCGGTGCGGAGCGTATTATCTATCACAGCGATGCGGATTTGTTAGGTGAAGCATCTACGCTTTCCGAAGAAGGCGTTTATGTAGCCAACGAAAAGCAGCATCTTGACTTGTATTATGATCGTAACCATTTCGGGAAGAAAACCGAATCTCATTTAGCGACTTATGGAGCCTTACGAGATGCGGCAAAAAAAGTTTTTCGCGGCTGTATTGACTTCAAGCACGGATCATCGGGAGCGATTGGCAACGAGGAAGATTATGTCGTGCTTTTGAGTCCGCAGGCGAAAAATGTCTCTTTGCCCTTGCTTTTATGTACGGAAGATGATGTGCAGGGAAATCATGCCTCCAGTGCCGGCCAAATGGATAAAGAACGGTTATACTACTTAATGAGCCGAGGCTTTTCACAGGAAGAAGCGAAGCGTTTAGTGGTAGAAGCGATGTTGCGCCCTGTCATTGATAAAATTATTGCCGATGATTTGCGTGAAACGGTACTTACCGCAGTAGAGACAAAGATGGAAGCGATATGA
- the sufU gene encoding Fe-S cluster assembly sulfur transfer protein SufU produces the protein MNLQQLYTDLILEHNQDPRNHRPLTDATVTEHGHNPNCGDDLTMNAIITDGMVEDIAYEGQGCAISQASASMLCDVVRGKSVKEAKACIERFICLIQREELNEEERESLEEAIVLENVSQLPARVKCAVLAWHTLDEAMKKIEA, from the coding sequence ATGAATCTCCAGCAATTGTACACAGATTTAATTCTGGAACATAATCAGGACCCGCGCAATCATCGCCCGTTAACAGATGCAACGGTAACGGAGCATGGTCATAATCCGAACTGCGGTGATGACTTAACCATGAATGCGATCATTACCGACGGAATGGTCGAAGATATTGCGTATGAGGGTCAAGGGTGCGCGATCAGTCAGGCGTCTGCCTCCATGCTTTGCGATGTGGTGCGCGGGAAGTCGGTTAAAGAAGCAAAAGCATGTATTGAGCGGTTTATTTGTTTGATCCAACGGGAAGAGTTGAATGAAGAAGAGCGGGAGTCGCTGGAAGAGGCGATTGTATTGGAAAATGTTTCGCAGTTACCGGCGCGTGTAAAATGTGCGGTACTCGCGTGGCATACGTTGGATGAAGCAATGAAAAAAATCGAAGCATAA
- the sufC gene encoding Fe-S cluster assembly ATPase SufC: MSELLRIEDLHVAVEDKELLHGVNLTIEHGEVHVVMGTNGAGKSTLMHAIMGNPAYTVTQGKIYFEGKDITDYSVDERAKAGIFLSFQSPLAVPGITVENFLRTAKVTVSGEQQRLFPFKRKLHKEMRSLDMDIAYADRYVNDGFSGGERKKSEILQMKMLEPKLAILDETDSGLDVDAVRIVSQAIADYHSPEHAFIIITHHNQLLKYISPDKVHVMMNGNFVTEGDASLIDTIEAQGFDHLRNR; the protein is encoded by the coding sequence ATGTCTGAATTATTACGCATTGAAGACCTGCATGTAGCAGTCGAAGATAAAGAACTTTTGCATGGCGTCAATCTCACCATTGAGCACGGTGAAGTGCATGTTGTGATGGGAACCAACGGGGCCGGTAAATCGACTTTAATGCACGCCATTATGGGGAACCCCGCCTATACAGTTACCCAAGGAAAAATTTATTTTGAGGGAAAAGATATTACCGACTATAGCGTGGATGAACGCGCTAAAGCGGGAATTTTTCTTTCTTTCCAGTCGCCGCTTGCGGTACCCGGAATTACGGTAGAAAATTTTTTGCGTACGGCAAAAGTAACGGTCTCCGGTGAACAGCAACGATTATTTCCGTTCAAGCGCAAGCTCCACAAGGAAATGCGTTCCCTGGATATGGATATCGCCTATGCCGATCGTTACGTAAATGACGGATTTTCAGGCGGAGAACGCAAGAAAAGTGAAATCTTACAGATGAAGATGCTGGAACCGAAATTGGCTATTTTAGATGAAACGGACTCGGGACTCGATGTGGATGCTGTCCGTATTGTCTCCCAGGCAATTGCCGACTACCATAGTCCTGAACACGCATTTATTATCATCACACATCACAATCAATTGTTAAAATACATCAGCCCCGATAAAGTACATGTAATGATGAACGGAAATTTCGTAACCGAAGGCGATGCGTCTCTCATCGATACGATTGAAGCGCAGGGGTTTGATCATTTGCGAAACAGGTGA
- the nadE gene encoding NAD(+) synthase: MNIVACTSPLQTGRIDNNLQWFRSHHDEIMSREPDLIVMAQNSLTGFVSDTLLRDTDFQSKLDAALCELSTFFSVPAIGSQDQWLHGQRKHRTLYFENGKATELDSATISCERQTLYIRADENAPFPNDLPVIDLFSRPATLSSPAYHNSIRIDALTVVDCGGYFEPHTGFLHCGETCHGGWQQGIYTVALTTSGWRTSAPLTCTWKQMNLLRWQLQTILRTLSLRDVVIGLSGGIDSTVNALLYQSVVGKDHILGVTMPSSYTSSVTRSIAKQLAKNAGIPLLTVPIKESVEATRTQLKKIAKATGVSLSLDGLPYENLQARDRTSRVLATIASALGATFTCNANKTETTVGYGTMYGDIAGALAATADLWKHEVYELAKDLDDFMGGGIIPREVFTVPPSAELSSAQDVTKGFGDPLIYPYHDYLFASWVQDTPLSLAEILECYEECTLTKRLGATVEVGTLFADADAFVADLERWWTLYRGLSIAKRVQAPPILAAGPYPFGKYLEAQGEPRYSDRYLAKRKKLLKK; this comes from the coding sequence ATGAATATTGTCGCTTGTACCTCACCCTTGCAAACCGGAAGAATAGATAATAATCTGCAGTGGTTTCGATCGCATCATGATGAAATTATGTCACGGGAACCGGATCTGATTGTAATGGCGCAAAACAGCCTCACAGGATTTGTCTCAGACACCTTGTTGCGTGACACGGATTTTCAATCGAAACTTGACGCAGCACTTTGCGAACTTTCCACATTTTTTTCGGTGCCGGCAATCGGTAGTCAGGACCAATGGCTACACGGTCAACGCAAACACCGGACGTTGTATTTTGAAAACGGCAAGGCAACAGAGCTCGACTCCGCAACCATCTCGTGCGAACGCCAAACGTTGTATATTCGTGCTGATGAAAATGCCCCGTTTCCAAATGATTTACCGGTGATCGATCTTTTTAGCCGACCTGCAACGCTATCTTCGCCTGCGTATCATAACAGCATACGTATAGATGCATTGACGGTTGTGGATTGCGGCGGATATTTCGAACCGCATACCGGCTTTTTACATTGCGGCGAAACATGTCACGGCGGCTGGCAGCAGGGAATCTATACAGTTGCATTGACGACCAGCGGTTGGCGCACGAGTGCACCGCTCACATGTACATGGAAACAAATGAACCTCCTGCGCTGGCAGTTACAAACCATTTTACGGACGCTCTCTTTGCGTGACGTGGTTATCGGCCTTTCCGGCGGCATTGACTCCACGGTCAACGCTCTTCTCTACCAAAGCGTCGTGGGAAAAGACCATATATTGGGCGTTACTATGCCTTCCTCCTACACCTCTTCTGTGACTCGCTCGATTGCGAAACAACTTGCCAAAAATGCCGGCATTCCGTTGCTTACCGTGCCGATTAAAGAATCCGTTGAAGCGACACGAACACAGCTGAAAAAAATTGCAAAAGCGACAGGAGTTTCGCTTTCACTCGACGGCTTGCCGTATGAAAATTTGCAAGCGCGCGATCGCACTTCCCGTGTATTAGCTACGATTGCTTCCGCTCTCGGTGCCACCTTCACATGCAATGCCAATAAAACGGAAACCACCGTAGGTTACGGCACAATGTACGGTGATATAGCCGGTGCGTTAGCGGCTACCGCCGACCTTTGGAAACATGAAGTATATGAATTGGCCAAAGACTTGGATGACTTTATGGGTGGAGGTATCATTCCGCGAGAAGTCTTTACGGTCCCCCCCAGTGCAGAGCTTTCTTCTGCGCAGGATGTCACAAAAGGATTTGGCGATCCGCTGATTTATCCTTACCACGACTATCTCTTTGCCAGTTGGGTACAAGATACGCCGCTTTCGCTTGCAGAAATTCTTGAATGCTATGAAGAATGCACATTAACAAAACGTCTGGGCGCCACTGTAGAGGTCGGAACGCTTTTTGCCGACGCGGATGCGTTCGTCGCCGACTTGGAGCGCTGGTGGACACTCTACCGCGGCTTAAGCATTGCCAAACGTGTACAGGCACCGCCGATCCTTGCCGCCGGTCCATATCCGTTTGGAAAATATCTTGAAGCGCAAGGAGAACCGCGATATTCTGACCGGTATCTGGCAAAACGAAAAAAACTTTTGAAAAAATAA
- a CDS encoding cytidine deaminase, which produces MTCDQDLLQAAKEAAENAYAPYSHFPVGAALLTKTGTVFTGCNVENSSYGLTQCAERNAIMAAVSQGERTFVTLALFSPRKQDLMPCGACRQVMAEFGIPRLITGTSQAFKEFALEDLLPYAFGKEQLE; this is translated from the coding sequence ATGACGTGTGATCAGGATCTTTTGCAGGCGGCAAAGGAGGCGGCGGAGAACGCTTATGCGCCGTATTCGCACTTCCCCGTCGGCGCTGCATTGCTGACGAAAACCGGTACAGTTTTTACCGGCTGTAATGTCGAAAACAGTTCTTACGGATTGACGCAATGCGCCGAGCGTAATGCGATTATGGCTGCCGTTTCGCAGGGGGAGCGGACATTCGTTACGCTGGCGCTTTTTAGTCCGCGAAAACAGGATCTAATGCCGTGCGGGGCCTGTCGGCAGGTAATGGCGGAATTTGGCATTCCGCGTCTCATCACGGGAACATCACAGGCGTTTAAAGAGTTTGCTTTAGAAGATTTGTTACCGTATGCTTTTGGAAAGGAACAATTGGAATGA
- a CDS encoding PhoH family protein translates to MVARNAWILPKIAAHYDAQLVDRGGIIRLIGEPESLGAAQRVIEDVLTTLSSGNTISERQLETVLQMIDQGKEHKLRDLHDDTVMVTRGGKIIRPRTAGQKAYVDAIRNNTITFGIGPAGTGKTYLAVALAVFYFRNHNVNRIILTRPAVEAGESLGFLPGDMNEKVDPYLRPLYDALGDLFGGDVYMQLQTKGAIEVAPLAYMRGRTLEDCFVILDEAQNTTPEQMKMFLTRLGNHSKMVINGDVTQIDLPSRQKSGLEQAVSIVENLRGIARVDFTAADVVRNDLVARIIDAYAKQGDVK, encoded by the coding sequence TTGGTCGCAAGAAACGCGTGGATTTTACCCAAAATTGCGGCACATTACGATGCGCAGCTGGTAGATCGCGGCGGCATTATCCGATTGATCGGTGAGCCGGAGTCGTTGGGGGCCGCACAACGCGTTATCGAAGATGTTTTGACTACGTTGTCATCGGGAAACACCATTTCGGAAAGGCAATTGGAAACGGTGCTGCAGATGATTGACCAGGGGAAAGAGCATAAACTGCGCGACTTGCATGATGATACTGTAATGGTGACACGCGGCGGTAAAATTATTCGCCCGCGTACGGCCGGACAAAAAGCGTATGTGGATGCCATTCGCAACAATACGATTACATTCGGCATCGGTCCGGCGGGTACCGGCAAAACCTATCTTGCCGTTGCCTTAGCGGTATTTTATTTTCGCAACCATAATGTCAATCGAATCATTTTAACGCGTCCGGCAGTAGAAGCGGGTGAAAGTCTCGGCTTTTTGCCGGGGGACATGAATGAAAAAGTGGATCCCTATCTGCGCCCTCTATATGATGCCTTGGGGGATTTATTCGGTGGAGATGTATATATGCAGTTGCAAACTAAAGGAGCGATTGAAGTGGCTCCCTTGGCATACATGCGCGGTCGCACGCTGGAAGATTGCTTCGTAATCTTAGATGAAGCACAAAATACGACACCGGAACAAATGAAAATGTTTTTAACGCGTTTGGGCAATCATTCCAAAATGGTCATTAACGGTGACGTGACACAGATCGATTTGCCGTCTCGACAAAAAAGCGGTCTGGAGCAGGCAGTCTCAATCGTCGAGAATTTGCGCGGGATTGCGCGTGTGGATTTTACTGCCGCCGATGTTGTTCGTAACGATTTGGTGGCACGAATTATTGATGCGTATGCCAAACAGGGGGATGTCAAATAA
- the era gene encoding GTPase Era: MNGVFRSGFIALIGRPNVGKSTLLNRILQQKISIVSDKAQTTRDKIMGVYTQPDFQMVFVDTPGIHKPRHKLGEKMRKEALDALNEVDAVLFMVAADERFGPGTQYILDRLQTLTIPVYLAINKMDQITPEKLLPLIDNYRQKFNFTEIIPISARDGYQVDTLLDVLRDHLPEGPQYYPDDMVTDRPERNIMAELIREKILHMTRDEVPHAIGVEMEEIAQRKNGKWYVRAVIYVERDSQKRIIIGKNGALLRAIGAESRADIEKLMNGSVYLDLWVKVAPDWRNKDRMLKELGYE; the protein is encoded by the coding sequence ATGAATGGTGTATTTCGCTCTGGTTTTATTGCCTTGATCGGACGGCCCAATGTTGGGAAATCCACTTTGCTCAACCGTATTTTGCAGCAAAAGATTTCTATCGTTTCGGATAAAGCGCAGACTACGCGCGATAAAATTATGGGAGTTTATACCCAACCCGATTTTCAAATGGTATTTGTCGATACGCCGGGGATTCATAAACCGCGTCACAAATTGGGTGAAAAAATGCGTAAAGAGGCATTGGATGCACTGAATGAGGTGGATGCGGTTCTCTTTATGGTGGCGGCTGACGAGCGCTTCGGACCGGGGACGCAGTATATTTTAGATCGGTTACAAACGCTTACGATTCCTGTGTATTTAGCGATTAACAAAATGGATCAGATTACACCGGAAAAATTATTACCTTTAATTGACAACTATCGACAAAAATTTAACTTTACTGAAATTATACCGATTTCGGCGCGTGACGGATATCAAGTTGACACATTGTTAGATGTGCTCCGTGATCATTTACCTGAAGGACCGCAATATTATCCGGACGATATGGTTACCGATCGACCGGAACGCAATATTATGGCGGAACTGATTCGGGAAAAAATTCTGCATATGACGCGAGATGAAGTGCCTCATGCAATCGGTGTGGAAATGGAAGAAATCGCGCAAAGGAAAAACGGTAAGTGGTATGTACGCGCGGTTATTTATGTGGAACGCGACTCACAAAAACGGATCATTATCGGTAAAAACGGTGCGCTTTTGCGAGCTATCGGGGCGGAAAGCCGAGCGGATATTGAAAAATTAATGAACGGCTCGGTTTACTTAGATTTGTGGGTAAAAGTAGCGCCGGATTGGCGTAATAAAGACCGCATGTTAAAAGAATTGGGGTATGAATAA
- the lysA gene encoding diaminopimelate decarboxylase codes for MTKKSIPLSEAALRELVQEYGTPFHLYDEKGIRENVRQLQAAFSWHPHFREYYAVKANPNPYLMEILHEEGCGADCSSLPELVLAHAVGFREDEIVFSSNNTAPAEYERAYQDNTIINVDDISHLPDLKEREWLPEKICFRYNPGAIGYGNDIIGHPEEAKYGMTKEQIFAAVRWAKKQNIQWIGLHTMIVSNTLDIEELAQTAKMMFTLAAEICHSEGIRIDFIDLGGGIGIAYRPDETPLDYQDYGNRVRKLYGEILAPCGLQDVALALECGRAITGPYGWLVTSAIHYKNTYRNYIGVDTSMADLMRPGMYGAYHHLTVLGKDDVSCDHTYDVVGSLCENNDKFAVQRSLPEIVMGDILILHDTGAHGYAMGFNYNGKLRARELLLKSNGQVQQIRRPETLRDYFATLDYPDLPR; via the coding sequence ATGACGAAGAAATCGATTCCGCTCAGTGAAGCGGCGTTGCGTGAACTTGTACAAGAGTACGGTACGCCTTTTCATCTTTATGATGAAAAAGGTATACGGGAAAATGTGCGCCAATTGCAAGCGGCTTTTTCCTGGCATCCTCATTTTCGGGAATATTACGCGGTTAAGGCAAATCCTAATCCGTACTTGATGGAAATATTGCACGAAGAAGGTTGCGGTGCCGATTGCAGTTCACTTCCTGAACTGGTGCTTGCACATGCGGTGGGTTTTCGGGAGGATGAAATTGTTTTTTCTTCCAATAATACCGCGCCGGCAGAATACGAACGAGCGTATCAGGATAATACCATCATTAATGTCGATGATATTTCTCACTTGCCGGATTTGAAAGAACGAGAATGGTTACCGGAAAAAATTTGTTTTCGATATAATCCCGGCGCAATCGGTTACGGAAATGATATTATTGGGCATCCGGAAGAAGCCAAGTACGGTATGACCAAGGAGCAGATTTTTGCTGCCGTGCGATGGGCAAAAAAACAAAATATTCAATGGATCGGTCTGCATACGATGATTGTGTCCAATACTCTCGACATTGAGGAGTTGGCGCAGACCGCGAAAATGATGTTTACTCTTGCGGCGGAAATTTGTCATTCGGAAGGAATCCGAATTGACTTTATCGACTTAGGCGGTGGTATCGGTATCGCCTATCGGCCGGATGAGACGCCTCTCGACTATCAGGATTATGGTAATCGTGTCCGGAAACTGTATGGAGAAATATTAGCACCTTGCGGCTTGCAAGATGTTGCATTAGCTTTGGAATGCGGTCGTGCTATTACCGGACCGTACGGTTGGCTTGTCACCAGTGCCATCCACTATAAAAATACATATCGAAATTATATCGGAGTAGATACCTCGATGGCAGATCTGATGCGTCCGGGAATGTACGGTGCATATCATCATCTCACCGTTCTCGGTAAGGATGACGTGTCGTGCGATCATACCTATGATGTGGTTGGATCGTTATGCGAGAATAACGATAAGTTCGCGGTTCAGCGGTCACTTCCGGAAATCGTGATGGGAGATATCCTTATCCTTCATGATACCGGCGCACACGGGTATGCAATGGGATTCAATTACAACGGCAAGTTACGCGCTCGTGAATTGTTGCTGAAATCAAATGGGCAAGTGCAACAAATTCGCCGACCGGAAACATTACGCGACTATTTCGCTACACTGGACTACCCCGATTTACCACGCTAA
- the ybeY gene encoding rRNA maturation RNase YbeY — protein MKVIIDFLNEELARKYSEWPKIIETTLSKGAECQEIPPEAELGVTLGDDEYLRMLNREYRNIDRPTDVLSFALNEGEEDSSDEEMLLGDIVISVDRVLSQAQEYGHSETRELAYLAIHGLMHIMGYDHEKPEDKKEMRVAEEEVLHALGITREDIHDV, from the coding sequence TTGAAAGTCATCATTGATTTTTTAAACGAAGAATTGGCACGGAAATACTCGGAATGGCCGAAGATTATCGAAACCACATTGAGTAAAGGAGCCGAATGTCAGGAGATCCCACCGGAAGCGGAACTCGGCGTGACGTTGGGGGATGATGAGTATCTGCGGATGTTAAATCGCGAATATCGAAACATTGATCGGCCCACCGACGTGCTTTCGTTTGCCTTGAATGAAGGAGAAGAAGATTCGTCTGACGAAGAAATGTTATTGGGGGACATCGTCATTTCCGTCGATCGGGTTTTATCACAGGCACAGGAATATGGGCACAGCGAAACCAGAGAGTTGGCGTACTTGGCGATTCACGGTCTGATGCATATTATGGGCTATGACCACGAGAAACCGGAAGATAAAAAAGAAATGCGGGTCGCAGAAGAGGAAGTTTTGCATGCGCTCGGTATTACGCGGGAGGATATTCATGACGTGTGA